A genomic window from Montipora capricornis isolate CH-2021 chromosome 8, ASM3666992v2, whole genome shotgun sequence includes:
- the LOC138013503 gene encoding NLR family CARD domain-containing protein 3-like — protein MGVGKQRKLCLPVQDDCQGMPPKLRVKSPKLSDLPNVSEPWINADLPIDILLLTVEDCEFLSCFSFLERPFKSYNMEVGLIYFGYIGNASDQRQLMVALKRCSKGSVVPGGSSTVVKDAVRVLRPKAVFSVGTCSGLSSDKVKLGDVVVSAKLTTAAGFKTPVSRHLSDLVRDAPCGWVAPLENPDELEVEVHCDGDILSQTRAARCGCADLHLQYPEAIAVETEGEGVFAAAYDEKVEWVVVKGVASFVNQTQLSRSDWMSFASTMAASVVAKMLNNPVVFQEWPHCNQGTSNENFELANARKRKLNESLHEDESQLQEFIQRLKRDVISSTERVPDLQQPFRPNPGEGPPTKDLTVDEIFVNVVIREGRVSYDFPADRWEQLKVYPMASAEQTNPLRPQDIFDSCHRNVLAVGRPGIGKTMLCTRLLRFWASDDTKIQSQCEVSFLLKFRHLNSEPDLNLHELLTLAETAECLKDELWQWIKDNPSKVLLIFDGIDEFFSRSGIAKDDSCYNNTAEVRMPLCCLYKKIVSGKLLQGCTLLTTVRPTAVQDVRELKFDRTVEITGFTLEQVEEFVEKFTKDDDSGKLKEIIWQHISTNINLFSLCYIPVNCFIICHCLLQLINIRFDAEQKLPVKITEIYSIYVKIFFYKHSRGKYSCSKTDLGCYMYKRFNELQPENDQVFKKLGKIAFNGIESGKLGFESHEVSGLEDCGLLHRLPDMKPRKLGQPPRAQYCFTHLTVQEFFAAKYLLDTMLKDELQRFVACHIRVGAWKVVMQFVAGLLEPDAGQRMTTSEIFTHLLPEKVERTDGSDLIWWPCSQEDRVLALDVCKCLYEIDDEQEKVKTQSKVAEIGFNAVDLHRMGVVPIDCPALMDFVRDAHVISLRIFRNSVGPLGCKEIQYSLKDVNCKLTELDLMENEIGDQGAAHLSDALKDVNCKLTQLHLEHNKIGHQGAARLSDALKDVNCKLTQLNFGGNRIRDQGAAHLSDALKDLNCKLTELNLIDNEIGHQGAAHLSDALKDVNCKVTQLKLAYNKIGEPGAAHLSDALKDLNCKLTELNFIDNEIGDQGAAHLSDALKDVNCKVTQLNLSSNNIGDQGAAHLSDALKDLNCKLTELNLPDNEIGHQGAAHLSDALKHVNCKVTQLNLSSNKVRDQGAAHLSDALKDVNCKLTQLDLSSNKIRHQGAAHLSDALKDVNCKLTQLNLSSNKVRDQGAAHLSDALKDVNCKLTQLDLSSNKIRHQGAAHLSDALKDVNCKLTQLDLSFNKIGHQGAAHLSDALKDVNCKLTQLNLSSNKVGDQGAAHLSDALKDLNCKLTELNLIINEIGHQGAAHLSDALKDVNCKVTQLDLAYNKIGEPGAAHLSDALKDVNCKVTQLNLSNNEIGHQGAAHLSDALKDLNCKLTELYLSSNNIGDQGAAHLSDALKDLNCKLTKLNLLDNEIGHQRAAHLSDALKDT, from the exons ACTCAGGGTCAAGTCACCAAAACTGAGTGATCTTCCAAATGTCAGTGAACCGTGGATAAATGCTGATCTGCCGATTGATATTTTGCTACTAACAGTGGAGGATTGTGAGTTCTTAAGTTGTTTCTCATTTCTGGAGCGACCTTTCAAAAGCTACAACATGGAAGTTGGTCTGATATATTTTGGATACATTGGTAATGCTAGTGATCAAAGGCAACTAATGGTTGCATTAAAGAGATGTTCTAAAGGTTCTGTAGTCCCAGGGGGATCTTCAACAGTTGTAAAAGATGCAGTTAGGGTCTTGAGGCCAAAGGCTGTGTTTTCAGTGGGAACTTGCAGCGGTTTAAGCTCAGATAAAGTCAAACTAGGAGATGTAGTTGTATCTGCCAAGTTGACAACAGCAGCTGGATTCAAAACTCCTGTAAGTAGACATCTGAGTGATCTTGTTAGAGATGCGCCCTGTGGGTGGGTTGCTCCTTTGGAAAATCCAGATGAATTGGAGGTTGAAGTACACTGCGATGGTGATATTTTGAGCCAAACACGGGCAGCGAGGTGTGGATGTGCTGATCTTCATTTACAATATCCAGAAGCAATTGCTGTTGAGACAGAAGGGGAAG GTGTTTTTGCTGCAGCCTATGATGAAAAGGTTGAGTGGGTGGTAGTAAAAGGTGTGGCAAGTTTTGTTAATCAAACCCAACTGTCAAGAAGTGATTGGATGTCCTTTGCAAGCACCATGGCAGCCTCTGTTGTGGCAAAGATGCTCAATAACCCTGTTGTTTTCCAAGAATGGCCGCACTGTAACCAAG GTACAAGCAACGAGAACTTTGAGCTGGCAAATGCacggaaaagaaaactaaatgaAAGCCTACATGAAG ATGAATCGCAACTGCAAGAATTCATACAGAGGTTAAAGCGTGATGTCATATCAAGTACCGAGCGTGTTCCTGATCTTCAACAACCTTTCCGACCAAATCCAGGTGAAGGGCCACCGACTAAGGATCTCACTGTGGACGAAATCTTTGTCAATGTTGTTATTCGTGAAGGCAGAGTTAGCTATGACTTTCCTGCTGACAGATGGGAACAACTTAAAGTATACCCCATGGCCAGTGCAGAGCAGACTAATCCTTTACGACCTCAAGATATATTTGATTCTTGTCACAGGAACGTTCTCGCTGTTGGTCGTCCTGGAATTGGAAAAACTATGTTATGTACCAGACTTCTTCGATTTTGGGCCTCTGATGATACCAAAATACAGTCGCAATGCGAAGTATCCTTTCTTCTGAAATTCAGACACTTGAACTCGGAACCAGATCTTAATCTCCATGAACTGTTGACTCTCGCAGAAACAGCGGAATGTTTGAAAGATGAATTGTGGCAATGGATTAAAGACAACCCAAGCAAAGTACTTTTGATTTTCGATGGGATCGACGAGTTTTTCTCAAGGTCAGGCATTGCCAAAGATGACTCTTGCTACAACAACACTGCAGAGGTGAGAATGCCTCTGTGCTGTCTGTACAAGAAAATTGTATCTGGAAAACTTCTTCAGGGTTGTACACTGTTAACAACAGTAAGGCCAACAGCTGTTCAAGATGTCAGAGAACTGAAGTTTGATAGAACCGTTGAAATTACCGGATTTACATTGGAGCAAGTTGAAGAGTTTGTGGAGAAGTTTACAAAAGATGATGACAGTGGTaagttaaaagaaataatatggCAACACATTAGCACCAACATCAACCTGTTTTCATTGTGCTATATCCCAGTGAATTGTTTCATCATTTGTCACTGCTTACTACAACTGATTAACATCAGATTTGATGCTGAGCAAAAACTACCCGTAAAGATTACTGAAATCTACAGCATTTATGTGAAGATTTTCTTCTACAAACACAGCCGTGGTAAATACAGTTGCTCTAAAACTGACCTTGGTTGTTACATGTACAAGAGATTTAATGAGCTTCAACCTGAAAATGATCAAGTGTTTAAGAAACTGGGAAAAATAGCTTTTAATGGCATTGAAAGTGGGAAACTTGGCTTTGAATCACATGAAGTGAGTGGACTGGAGGATTGTGGGCTGCTTCACCGACTACCTGACATGAAACCTCGAAAACTCGGTCAACCCCCAAGAGCTCAATACTGTTTTACCCACTTAACTGTTCAAGAATTCTTTGCAGCCAAGTATCTCCTTGATACCATGCTTAAAGACGAGCTGCAAAGATTTGTTGCCTGTCATATTCGTGTTGGGGCCTGGAAAGTTGTAATGCAGTTTGTGGCTGGATTGTTAGAACCTGATGCAGGGCAACGAATGACAACGAGTGAGATATTTACCCACCTTCTTCCGGAGAAGGTTGAGAGGACAGATGGGTCAGATCTGATCTGGTGGCCATGTTCTCAGGAAGACAGGGTTTTGGCTTTGGACGTATgtaagtgtttgtatgagatTGATGACGAGCAGGAGAAAGTGAAAACTCAAAGCAAAGTGGCAGAAATTGGTTTTAATGCTGTAGATTTGCATAGAATGGGAGTTGTTCCAATAGACTGTCCAGCGTTGATGGATTTTGTGAGGGATGCTCATGTGATATCCCTGAGAATTTTTCGCAACTCTGTTGGGCCACTGGGCTGTAAAGAGATTCAATATTCACTCAAAGATGTCAACTGTAAACTCACTGAGCTGGACCTCATGGAAAACGAGATAGgggatcaaggagcagcacacctgagtgatgcactcaaagatgttaattgtaaactaaCTCAGCTGCACCTCGAGCATAACAAAATAGGACATCAAGGAGCAGCAcgcctgagtgatgcactcaaagatgttaattgtaaactcactcagctgaacttCGGGGGTAACAGGATaagagatcaaggagcagcacacctgagtgatgcactcaaagatcttaattgtaaactcactgaGCTGAACCTCATTGATAACGAGATAGGacatcaaggagcagcacacctgagtgatgcactcaaagatgttaattgtaaagtcACTCAGCTGAAACTCGCGTATAACAAGATAGGAGAAccaggagcagcacacctgagtgatgcactcaaagatcttaattgtaaactcactgaGCTGAACTTCATTGATaacgagataggagatcaaggagcagcacacctgagtgatgcactcaaagatgttaattgtaaagtcactcagctgaacctctcGAGTAACAacataggagatcaaggagcagcacacctgagtgatgcactcaaagatcttaattgtaaactcactgaGCTGAACCTCCCTGATAACGAGATAGGacatcaaggagcagcacacctgagtgatgcactcaaacatgttaattgtaaagtcactcagctgaacctctcGAGTAACAAAGTaagagatcaaggagcagcacacctgagtgatgcactcaaagatgttaattgtaaactcactcagctggaccttAGTTCTAACAAAATAAGacatcaaggagcagcacacctgagtgatgcactcaaagatgttaattgtaaactcactcagctgaacctctcGAGTAACAAAGTaagagatcaaggagcagcacacctgagtgatgcactcaaagatgttaattgtaaactcactcagctggaccttAGTTCTAACAAAATAAGacatcaaggagcagcacacctgagtgatgcactcaaagatgttaattgtaaactcactcagctggaccttAGTTTTAACAAAATAGGacatcaaggagcagcacacctgagtgatgcactcaaagatgttaattgtaaactcactcagctgaacctctcGAGTAACAAagtaggagatcaaggagcagcacacctgagtgatgcactcaaagatcttaattgtaaactcactgaGCTGAACCTCATTATTAACGAGATAGGacatcaaggagcagcacacctgagtgatgcactcaaagatgttaattgtaaagtcactcagctggacctcgCGTATAACAAGATAGGAGAAccaggagcagcacacctgagtgatgcactcaaagatgttaattgtaaagtcactcagctgaacctctcTAATAACGAGATAGGacatcaaggagcagcacacctgagtgatgcactcaaagatctCAATTGTAAACTCACTGAGCTGTACCTCTCGAGTAACAacataggagatcaaggagcagcacacctgagtgatgcactcaaagatcttaattgtaaactcactaaGCTGAACCTCCTTGATAACGAGATAGGACATCAaagagcagcacacctgagtgatgcactcaaagatacCTAG